The following are from one region of the Rhodopirellula sp. P2 genome:
- a CDS encoding BatA domain-containing protein, whose protein sequence is MSFLSVAFLFALPLVAAPLLLHLFDRRRNETVQWGAMQFLMEASARKTSSRKLKQWLLLLLRCLAIAALILALARPLLPTGYLGGSEQGETIFVIDNSMSMSRKTGSGTMIEAAAEYAVDQLEKLSARDEVRILTTAPYPTWLNSGSVHGDRSNRDWITEQLRAIDATEGRSDLLAALYTAVQVEHQPTQNVRRIVVLTDGQSTDWRTEDEAGWQRFHAVLNEATVRTEIETVRLEQQNPGTSTGNVAVDAVTLNRTVVGSDTPVTAVATLHNYDVATMNGAELTWSVNDQPLHQQTIAPIEGEQTTQANWSHTFDSPGIYRLSCRLDRDDDLPADNVASLVVEVVDRLPVVIVEGAADQAEMQQDTYFVQAALGWIHGQPLTESSIYVPTLVSPDELPSMDLREQRVVIIPNLTELPSEAVSRLTEFVSDGGGLWIGLGPRTNVDFFNHQLFADASGLAPRRLDRIVDASPAKVDSDANSTAIENGSSTNEHVRIDPFRSDHPATRHLADNEQLDLADTSIQRYYQFADNLNADDRSTLLRLNNGSPLAIENFVGQGRVIVQSVPLRLQWSDLARTQSFVVMVRDWIDYLAQPRATQYNLLPGQPIVARVSTNASDSNSDGEEDLAPTGFLHTPEDESIELTAQYADEGFEFRSSQTRRPGPYNLQIGLAETGIPFQVQRSSEESNLSSLGRGAWQRIVAATTPHTWTEDRSPVASSHTDPVWPILLLVLIGLITGELVLSGIMSRERFGSAGIPESSELDASQLNPLRSRDSDLTGLSFESPISETLEVPQK, encoded by the coding sequence ATGAGTTTTCTAAGCGTCGCATTCTTGTTTGCTCTGCCATTGGTCGCCGCCCCCTTGCTGCTGCACCTGTTCGACCGCCGACGAAACGAGACGGTCCAATGGGGGGCGATGCAGTTTTTGATGGAAGCATCGGCTCGCAAAACCAGTTCACGCAAATTGAAACAGTGGTTGCTGCTGTTGCTACGTTGCTTGGCCATCGCCGCACTGATTCTGGCACTGGCACGACCGCTGTTGCCGACGGGCTATCTCGGTGGGAGCGAGCAGGGTGAGACCATCTTCGTGATCGACAATTCGATGTCAATGTCACGCAAGACAGGCTCGGGGACAATGATCGAAGCCGCCGCCGAATATGCCGTGGACCAGCTTGAAAAGCTCTCCGCCCGCGACGAGGTTCGGATTCTGACAACCGCTCCCTATCCGACGTGGCTCAACTCAGGATCCGTCCACGGTGATCGAAGCAATCGGGATTGGATCACGGAACAATTGCGGGCCATCGATGCCACCGAAGGACGCAGTGATCTGCTGGCCGCGTTGTACACCGCTGTCCAAGTCGAACATCAGCCAACACAAAACGTGAGACGCATCGTGGTTCTGACCGATGGCCAGTCCACTGATTGGCGGACGGAAGACGAAGCCGGCTGGCAACGTTTCCACGCCGTCCTCAACGAGGCGACTGTTCGAACGGAGATCGAAACCGTCCGTCTGGAGCAACAAAACCCAGGAACATCCACTGGCAACGTCGCGGTCGATGCGGTCACGCTCAATCGCACCGTTGTCGGTTCTGATACCCCTGTCACTGCTGTCGCGACACTTCACAACTACGATGTGGCGACGATGAATGGTGCCGAGTTGACATGGAGTGTCAACGATCAACCGCTGCACCAACAGACAATCGCTCCGATTGAAGGTGAGCAAACCACCCAGGCCAACTGGAGCCATACCTTTGATAGCCCAGGGATCTATCGGTTGAGCTGCCGTCTGGACCGAGACGACGACTTGCCAGCTGACAATGTCGCGAGTTTGGTGGTCGAAGTGGTTGACCGCTTGCCAGTGGTCATCGTTGAGGGAGCGGCCGACCAGGCAGAGATGCAGCAGGACACCTACTTCGTTCAGGCGGCGCTGGGATGGATCCATGGACAACCACTCACGGAGTCATCCATCTACGTCCCAACCTTGGTCAGCCCTGATGAACTTCCGTCAATGGACCTGCGTGAGCAACGAGTTGTCATCATCCCCAACCTCACCGAACTTCCATCGGAAGCGGTTTCGCGGTTGACCGAGTTTGTTTCCGATGGTGGCGGCCTGTGGATTGGACTGGGGCCACGTACCAATGTCGACTTTTTCAACCACCAACTGTTTGCCGACGCTAGCGGCCTGGCACCGAGACGGCTTGATCGAATCGTCGATGCGTCTCCTGCAAAAGTGGATTCCGACGCCAACAGCACGGCCATCGAAAATGGCTCCTCCACCAATGAACACGTTCGCATTGATCCGTTTCGCAGTGATCACCCTGCCACGCGACATCTCGCCGACAACGAGCAATTGGATTTGGCCGACACATCCATTCAGCGTTACTATCAATTTGCCGACAACCTGAATGCGGACGATCGCTCAACGCTGTTGCGACTGAACAACGGCTCTCCGCTGGCCATCGAAAACTTCGTTGGTCAGGGGCGGGTGATTGTTCAGTCGGTGCCGTTGCGATTGCAGTGGAGTGACTTGGCTCGCACGCAGTCATTTGTGGTGATGGTTCGCGACTGGATCGACTACCTGGCTCAACCCCGTGCGACGCAATACAACCTGCTCCCCGGACAGCCCATCGTCGCGCGGGTTTCGACGAATGCAAGCGACTCGAATTCGGACGGTGAGGAAGACCTCGCACCGACCGGTTTCCTGCACACGCCAGAAGATGAGTCGATTGAACTGACCGCCCAGTACGCTGACGAAGGCTTTGAGTTCCGGTCCAGTCAAACCCGTCGTCCGGGACCCTACAACCTGCAAATTGGATTGGCAGAAACGGGCATCCCCTTCCAAGTCCAACGCTCATCCGAAGAATCGAATTTGAGCAGCCTTGGCCGAGGCGCGTGGCAACGGATTGTTGCTGCGACCACGCCCCACACTTGGACCGAAGATCGCTCTCCCGTCGCCAGCTCACACACGGATCCTGTTTGGCCCATCTTGTTGCTCGTCTTGATTGGACTGATCACCGGTGAGTTGGTTCTCTCTGGAATCATGTCTCGGGAACGCTTTGGATCGGCCGGAATCCCGGAATCCTCTGAGTTGGATGCATCCCAACTGAATCCGCTTCGCTCGCGCGACTCAGACCTGACAGGGTTGTCGTTCGAATCGCCCATCTCCGAGACACTGGAGGTGCCCCAGAAATGA
- a CDS encoding DUF58 domain-containing protein, giving the protein MLGLFRLQSNLSAHVPTKKSGAAVSDLVDPVVMDQIGHLELLSRTVVDGLLAGKHRSTTKGGCCEFAQHRQYAPGDEIRQIDWQVYARNDRYFVRQFEEETNLHAMLAVDSSGSMKFGLSTVSKLDYARRAAACLARLLLHQRDSVGLTVLHETNSQFIPAKQHAAHLRTLMAALQSADASGEGDLSHQVQHCIARQRRRGLLVLLSDCFGDLDDLATALRIARARGHDVVVMHIMAPEELTFDFRRWSAFQSLEVSSQRLHLDPPAVREQYLQRVRTFLANLEDMVIGLGGDYVRMTTATDLADTLGWFLRNRMARKGLKTGRGPVGR; this is encoded by the coding sequence ATGCTCGGACTGTTTCGACTTCAATCCAATCTCAGTGCCCACGTCCCGACCAAGAAGTCAGGGGCTGCGGTGAGCGATTTGGTTGATCCCGTTGTGATGGACCAAATCGGGCACCTGGAATTGCTGTCGCGAACGGTGGTCGATGGGTTGCTGGCAGGCAAACATCGCTCGACCACCAAGGGCGGGTGTTGCGAGTTTGCCCAGCATCGCCAATATGCTCCAGGGGATGAAATTCGCCAGATCGACTGGCAGGTTTACGCCCGCAATGATCGATACTTCGTACGACAGTTCGAAGAGGAAACCAATCTGCACGCCATGCTGGCCGTGGACTCCAGCGGATCGATGAAATTTGGGTTGTCGACTGTCAGCAAACTTGACTACGCCCGCCGCGCCGCCGCTTGCTTGGCTCGACTGTTGCTGCATCAACGTGATTCCGTTGGTTTGACCGTCTTGCATGAAACCAACTCCCAATTCATTCCCGCCAAACAGCACGCCGCTCACCTGAGAACGCTCATGGCGGCACTTCAATCCGCTGACGCGAGTGGCGAAGGCGACTTGAGTCATCAGGTCCAGCACTGCATCGCGAGGCAACGCCGCCGCGGGTTGCTGGTGCTGCTATCGGACTGCTTTGGCGATCTTGATGATCTCGCCACGGCACTGCGAATCGCCCGAGCGCGTGGCCACGACGTGGTGGTCATGCACATCATGGCTCCTGAGGAACTGACATTCGACTTTCGACGGTGGTCCGCCTTTCAATCGCTCGAAGTCTCCTCGCAACGTCTTCATCTGGATCCTCCGGCGGTTCGGGAACAATACCTGCAACGGGTGCGGACGTTCCTTGCCAACCTGGAAGACATGGTGATTGGTTTGGGCGGTGATTATGTGCGGATGACAACCGCCACCGATCTCGCCGACACGCTGGGATGGTTTCTGCGAAACCGAATGGCACGCAAGGGGCTCAAGACGGGCAGGGGGCCGGTGGGACGATGA
- a CDS encoding AAA family ATPase: MKDPSEKTMPSRLETINAANSNHTNNHATEPELDVALVVDQMHEKLAKLREQLAGVIVGQEEVAEQLLIGILCRGHCILQGMPGLAKTMMVSTLASLTDLSFRRVQFTPDLMPGDITGTEVLEEDHTTGKRIFRFVEGPLFGNVILADEINRTPPKTQSALLEAMQEHQLTVCGKTYQLPDPFFVLATQNPVETEGTYPLPEAHLDRFLLKIHVRYPSREEEREIARRQTTDYSFETKTVLDVAQISQMQSLVRSVVVSDQVYNAALDLVRGTRPDEGMMSAELKNMVQFGAGPRATIALLMAAKARALINRRCHATVADLIAVAPPVLRHRVILTFNAEAAGVDADSVLEKIIQQTPSLKKNSPVIS; the protein is encoded by the coding sequence ATGAAAGATCCATCGGAGAAGACCATGCCCAGCCGTCTCGAGACGATCAACGCCGCCAACTCGAACCACACCAACAACCATGCGACGGAACCCGAGCTCGATGTTGCGCTGGTGGTGGATCAAATGCACGAGAAGCTGGCCAAGTTGCGAGAACAGCTGGCGGGAGTCATCGTCGGTCAAGAGGAAGTCGCTGAACAACTGCTGATCGGGATCCTATGTCGCGGACACTGCATTCTGCAGGGCATGCCGGGACTCGCCAAAACGATGATGGTGTCGACGCTCGCATCACTGACCGACCTGAGTTTCCGCCGCGTGCAGTTCACACCGGACCTCATGCCCGGTGACATCACCGGCACCGAAGTCCTGGAAGAAGACCACACCACTGGCAAGCGGATTTTTCGCTTCGTCGAAGGGCCATTGTTTGGCAACGTGATCCTGGCCGACGAAATCAACCGCACACCACCAAAGACCCAAAGTGCGTTGCTGGAGGCGATGCAAGAGCACCAGTTGACGGTCTGCGGAAAGACCTACCAGTTGCCCGATCCGTTCTTCGTTTTGGCCACACAGAACCCCGTCGAAACGGAAGGCACGTATCCCTTGCCGGAAGCTCATCTGGATCGATTTCTTTTGAAGATTCATGTTCGTTACCCCAGCCGCGAAGAGGAACGCGAAATTGCTCGGCGACAAACGACGGACTACTCCTTCGAAACCAAAACGGTGCTGGATGTCGCACAGATTTCTCAGATGCAGTCGCTCGTCCGCAGCGTCGTCGTCTCGGACCAGGTCTACAACGCCGCCCTGGATTTGGTCCGGGGGACGCGACCGGACGAGGGCATGATGTCCGCCGAATTGAAGAACATGGTTCAGTTCGGTGCAGGTCCGCGAGCCACCATCGCCCTGTTGATGGCGGCGAAAGCCCGAGCCTTGATCAATCGCCGCTGTCACGCCACGGTGGCTGACTTGATCGCCGTTGCGCCCCCCGTGCTGCGTCACCGAGTCATTTTGACCTTCAATGCCGAAGCCGCCGGAGTCGACGCCGATTCGGTCCTCGAAAAGATCATCCAGCAAACGCCATCACTGAAAAAGAACTCGCCGGTCATCAGCTAA
- a CDS encoding prenyltransferase/squalene oxidase repeat-containing protein, with the protein MRIQNKPDRGSPTDACEAGKSCRHRCSAKPFATVTLQFILVAGLIGVAFPATAQDAASVVATSANLSAALPASEWARVESSVDEGLKWLASQQAEDGRFPSEEVAQPAVTSLAIMAFLSRGHLPDKGPYGPQISRAIDFVLSTQRRRGYFSLQPVLPPVGHLKPSQTVIYNHSIAGLMLGEVYGMGSGERSQRIEEALHRALVFHREVQSRTKAKDSDQGGWRYGYPESPDAASDMSVTGWALMFLRSARNAEFNVPKQYFDEGLDFVELCYEPDPSEHEKGIFRYRPHASQDNPQITLANTASATLTLILGGRQDHASIPVSVRWFRTRNYPSPWQNNYYYLATYYSSQAMAQVGGETWEQIFPQIAAGLLAEQTDAGAWPLGGSNERRFGSTYSTSLAVLALTPAYGLLPIYQR; encoded by the coding sequence ATGCGAATCCAAAACAAACCTGACCGAGGCTCCCCAACCGACGCGTGCGAGGCAGGCAAATCGTGTCGCCACCGATGTTCCGCGAAACCATTCGCGACTGTCACGTTGCAGTTCATCTTGGTCGCCGGGCTGATTGGCGTTGCCTTCCCCGCCACCGCCCAAGACGCAGCCTCGGTGGTTGCCACCTCGGCCAACCTGAGTGCGGCCTTGCCAGCAAGCGAGTGGGCGCGCGTGGAATCATCTGTCGACGAAGGTCTGAAGTGGCTGGCCAGTCAACAAGCCGAGGACGGCCGATTCCCGAGCGAGGAAGTTGCGCAGCCGGCGGTCACTTCATTGGCGATCATGGCCTTCCTCTCACGCGGGCACCTGCCCGACAAAGGACCCTACGGGCCGCAAATTTCTCGGGCGATTGATTTTGTCCTCAGCACCCAGCGCCGCCGCGGGTACTTCTCGCTGCAGCCGGTCCTGCCTCCCGTCGGACACCTGAAACCATCGCAGACGGTGATCTACAACCACTCCATCGCTGGACTGATGTTGGGGGAGGTTTACGGAATGGGATCGGGCGAACGGTCCCAGCGAATCGAGGAAGCACTTCATCGCGCACTCGTGTTCCACCGCGAAGTTCAGTCACGCACCAAAGCCAAAGATTCCGACCAAGGCGGGTGGCGATACGGGTACCCCGAGAGCCCTGATGCGGCGTCCGACATGTCCGTGACAGGTTGGGCACTGATGTTCTTGCGGTCCGCTCGCAACGCGGAATTCAATGTGCCCAAGCAGTACTTCGATGAAGGTTTGGACTTTGTCGAATTGTGTTACGAACCGGATCCAAGTGAACACGAGAAAGGCATCTTCCGGTATCGTCCTCACGCCTCACAAGACAATCCTCAGATCACGCTGGCCAACACAGCATCCGCCACGCTAACGTTGATCCTGGGCGGAAGGCAAGATCACGCGAGCATTCCCGTCTCGGTGCGTTGGTTCCGCACGCGAAACTACCCCAGCCCGTGGCAGAACAACTATTACTACCTCGCGACCTACTACAGCAGCCAAGCGATGGCCCAGGTTGGAGGTGAAACCTGGGAGCAAATCTTCCCCCAGATCGCTGCGGGACTGCTCGCCGAACAAACCGATGCCGGCGCCTGGCCATTGGGCGGAAGCAACGAACGACGATTCGGTTCCACCTACAGCACTTCGCTCGCCGTGCTGGCACTCACACCGGCCTACGGCTTGTTGCCGATTTACCAGCGATAA